One Chordicoccus furentiruminis DNA window includes the following coding sequences:
- a CDS encoding acyltransferase family protein — MRKYYLDNIRWVTVVLVVIYHVIYMYNGEGILGGVGKITSLDMQYYDIFLYAVYPWFMLLLFLVSGICSRYYLDSHTAKEFAKNRTRKLLIPSTVGLFAFQFIQGYVSMSIGDAFDSMHEVPAVIKYFIMVLSGTGVLWYIQLLWLFSMVLLLVRKIDKDRLWKLGGKANLIAILLMALVIWGAAQILNTPVVVVYRFGYYGAAFLLGYFVFSHDEVIATLKKYFVLLLVLGVGVGTAFCIMYFGDNYAEAPINRSILFTVFGWLASMAILGGAAKYADKQNAFTIWMSKNNFGLYVFHYLGISTAALLLGKPGNLPTTMIYIISLIAGFVVAYALNAVISRIPFFRWAVLGIKKERKNDVS, encoded by the coding sequence ATGAGAAAATACTACTTAGACAATATCAGATGGGTAACTGTAGTTTTGGTTGTCATTTATCATGTGATTTACATGTATAATGGCGAAGGCATTCTCGGAGGAGTTGGAAAGATTACTTCTCTTGATATGCAGTATTATGACATTTTCCTATATGCGGTCTATCCATGGTTTATGCTTCTGTTATTCCTTGTATCGGGAATATGCTCCAGATATTATCTGGACAGTCACACCGCAAAGGAATTTGCGAAAAACAGGACAAGGAAGCTGCTTATTCCCTCTACCGTAGGACTATTTGCGTTTCAGTTCATCCAGGGATATGTCAGCATGTCAATAGGCGACGCTTTTGATTCCATGCACGAAGTACCTGCCGTAATCAAGTATTTCATTATGGTGTTAAGCGGAACGGGAGTTCTGTGGTACATACAGCTGCTTTGGCTATTTTCGATGGTTCTTCTTCTCGTCAGAAAAATAGATAAGGACAGGCTGTGGAAATTGGGTGGAAAGGCTAACCTCATAGCGATACTTTTGATGGCTCTTGTAATATGGGGAGCAGCGCAGATTCTTAACACGCCGGTTGTTGTGGTTTATCGGTTTGGATATTACGGAGCTGCTTTCTTGCTTGGCTACTTTGTGTTTTCACATGATGAGGTAATTGCGACACTGAAAAAATATTTTGTATTGCTGCTTGTTCTTGGTGTAGGTGTTGGAACAGCCTTCTGCATCATGTACTTTGGTGACAACTATGCGGAAGCCCCTATCAACAGATCGATCCTGTTTACAGTTTTCGGATGGTTGGCAAGTATGGCGATTCTTGGCGGTGCAGCAAAGTATGCTGATAAGCAAAACGCTTTTACGATATGGATGAGTAAAAACAATTTTGGGTTATATGTATTTCATTACCTTGGGATATCAACAGCAGCCCTGCTTCTTGGAAAACCAGGTAATCTTCCGACAACTATGATTTATATTATCAGCTTGATTGCAGGCTTTGTGGTGGCATATGCCTTGAATGCCGTAATCTCCAGAATACCATTCTTCAGATGGGCGGTGCTCGGAATAAAGAAAGAGAGAAAAAACGATGTTTCATGA
- a CDS encoding helix-turn-helix domain-containing protein produces the protein MFHDNLITLRKMKNMTQEDIADIVGVSRQSVAKWETGETVPDLDKCKKLAEIFEVSLDDLANYKSEDSMGMPLPPKGKHLFGMVTVGDKGQIVIPAKARKIFEISPGDQLVVLGDERQGLAIMKSESILAFADAVRNGTVVQE, from the coding sequence ATGTTTCATGACAATCTGATAACACTTAGAAAAATGAAAAACATGACGCAGGAAGATATAGCTGATATAGTTGGCGTTTCCCGGCAGTCTGTAGCAAAGTGGGAAACCGGAGAAACTGTTCCTGATTTGGACAAGTGTAAAAAACTTGCGGAAATATTTGAAGTGTCGCTTGATGATCTGGCCAATTATAAATCGGAGGATAGCATGGGTATGCCGCTTCCACCAAAAGGAAAACATCTCTTCGGAATGGTAACTGTAGGTGATAAAGGGCAGATTGTGATTCCTGCTAAAGCAAGAAAGATATTTGAGATTTCACCTGGAGATCAGTTGGTGGTACTTGGCGATGAAAGACAAGGACTTGCTATCATGAAATCAGAAAGCATCTTAGCCTTTGCCGATGCAGTCAGGAACGGAACGGTAGTACAGGAATAG
- a CDS encoding DNA/RNA nuclease SfsA, producing the protein MVKHLNELAGSLKDHEKAVFLQVFQYRITEKKERLRSTHYEEVSQTFRNAAKAGVEFWEIQLDFRPEGVALYKVTRSEDL; encoded by the coding sequence ATGGTAAAGCACCTTAACGAGCTTGCTGGATCACTTAAGGATCATGAGAAGGCTGTTTTTCTGCAGGTTTTCCAGTATCGTATAACAGAAAAGAAGGAACGTCTGAGGTCAACGCACTATGAGGAGGTGTCACAAACCTTCAGGAATGCTGCGAAGGCAGGCGTTGAATTCTGGGAGATTCAGCTGGATTTCAGACCGGAAGGGGTAGCGCTTTACAAAGTAACGAGAAGTGAAGACTTATAA
- a CDS encoding helix-turn-helix transcriptional regulator produces the protein MKIDRLIGILSILLQEDKTTAPELAERFEVSRRTINRDIEDLCKAGIPVRTVQGTGGGISIMDGYRMDRTILTSRDMQMILAGLSGLDSVSGSSYYGQLMEKIQAGSSEFISGRDSILIDLSSWYRDSLAPKIETIQDAIGDRHMVRFRYYAPSGDSERTVEPYYLVFRWSSWYLWGWCMDRKDYRLFKLNRMDRVTETDKEFVCRDAPIPDLSAEKIFPGEIKVKVLFSPDMKWRLIEDFGPDCFTEADDGRLLFTADYADMENLVTWLMTFGAKAEVLEPAEARDIIRRNAEETLQLYEED, from the coding sequence ATGAAGATAGACAGGCTGATAGGAATATTGTCAATCTTATTGCAGGAAGACAAGACAACAGCTCCTGAACTGGCAGAAAGGTTTGAAGTGTCTCGCAGGACGATTAACCGAGATATTGAGGACCTTTGCAAGGCCGGTATTCCTGTTCGTACAGTTCAGGGCACTGGCGGCGGGATCAGTATTATGGACGGATACCGGATGGACAGGACGATCCTGACATCCAGGGACATGCAGATGATCCTTGCAGGACTGAGTGGCCTGGACAGCGTGAGCGGGAGCAGTTATTACGGTCAGCTGATGGAAAAAATACAGGCGGGATCTTCTGAGTTCATCAGCGGACGGGATTCCATTTTGATCGATCTGTCATCGTGGTATCGGGATTCGCTGGCGCCGAAGATAGAAACGATACAGGATGCGATCGGAGACAGGCACATGGTCCGGTTTCGGTATTATGCTCCGTCCGGTGACAGCGAGCGGACGGTTGAACCTTATTATCTGGTATTTCGATGGTCAAGCTGGTACCTTTGGGGCTGGTGTATGGATCGTAAGGATTACAGATTGTTTAAGCTGAATCGCATGGATCGCGTTACAGAAACGGATAAAGAATTTGTCTGTCGAGATGCACCTATTCCGGATCTTTCAGCTGAAAAAATATTTCCGGGTGAGATTAAGGTTAAGGTGTTATTTTCACCGGATATGAAATGGCGCCTGATCGAAGACTTCGGACCTGATTGCTTTACAGAAGCGGATGATGGAAGACTGCTCTTTACAGCGGACTACGCGGATATGGAAAACCTTGTGACCTGGCTCATGACTTTCGGAGCGAAGGCTGAAGTGCTGGAGCCGGCAGAAGCGCGGGATATTATCCGCAGGAATGCAGAGGAGACATTACAGCTTTATGAGGAGGATTAA
- a CDS encoding GyrI-like domain-containing protein — MAFDFKKEYQEFYMPKGTPSIVTVPEMNFIAVRGSGDPNDEEGEYKQAIGLLYGIAFTIKMSKKGSYQIDGYFDYVVPPLEGFWWQDGMIGVDYTHKDSFRWISVIRLPDFVTKDDFDWAVKEAAAKKKQDFSKVEFFTYDEGLCVQCMHIGAYDDEPATVAAMHRFMEEQGYALDITDERMHHEIYLGDARKAAPEKLRTVIRHPIKVKEN; from the coding sequence ATGGCATTTGATTTCAAAAAAGAATACCAAGAATTCTATATGCCGAAAGGAACACCTTCAATAGTAACTGTGCCGGAAATGAATTTTATCGCGGTACGCGGCAGCGGGGATCCCAATGATGAGGAAGGCGAGTACAAACAGGCGATAGGTCTTCTGTACGGTATTGCTTTTACGATCAAGATGAGTAAGAAAGGCAGCTATCAGATCGATGGATATTTTGATTATGTGGTGCCGCCTTTGGAAGGATTCTGGTGGCAGGATGGAATGATCGGTGTCGATTATACCCATAAGGATTCTTTCCGGTGGATCTCCGTCATCCGTCTGCCGGATTTTGTGACGAAAGATGATTTTGACTGGGCTGTCAAAGAAGCTGCGGCAAAAAAGAAACAGGATTTTTCGAAAGTTGAGTTCTTTACCTATGATGAAGGGCTGTGTGTTCAGTGTATGCATATCGGGGCTTATGATGATGAGCCTGCCACGGTAGCGGCGATGCACAGATTTATGGAAGAGCAGGGATATGCTCTTGATATTACGGACGAACGCATGCACCATGAGATTTATCTGGGCGATGCGCGGAAAGCAGCACCGGAGAAGCTGAGGACCGTGATCCGTCATCCGATAAAAGTGAAGGAGAATTGA
- a CDS encoding N-acetyltransferase — MEYIKVTKENLEKEHICCAISNNKDVQVSSKKAWLADRFEEGLVFLKSVERGKCFIEYIPAENAWVPIQADGYMYIDCLWVSGSFKGHGYSAELLNACIEDSKEKGKKGLCILAAAKKKPFLADPKFLKYKGFIVCDEADNGIQLWYLPFVTDADKPHFRECAKHPRIEEKGYVLYYTSQCPFNAKYVPVLEQTARENDIPFHAIHIESREKAQNAPTPITNYALFHDGEYITNEQMNDKKFLKLVNA; from the coding sequence ATGGAGTACATCAAAGTTACAAAGGAAAATCTGGAAAAGGAGCATATCTGCTGTGCCATTTCCAATAATAAGGATGTTCAGGTGTCATCGAAGAAGGCGTGGCTGGCCGACAGGTTTGAAGAGGGACTTGTCTTTCTGAAGAGTGTGGAGCGGGGAAAGTGCTTTATAGAATATATCCCGGCTGAGAACGCGTGGGTTCCAATCCAGGCTGACGGCTATATGTATATCGATTGCCTGTGGGTGTCCGGTTCCTTCAAAGGTCATGGCTATTCTGCAGAATTGCTGAACGCCTGTATTGAGGACAGTAAAGAAAAGGGGAAGAAAGGGCTGTGTATATTAGCAGCAGCTAAGAAGAAGCCGTTCCTTGCCGACCCTAAGTTTCTGAAATATAAGGGCTTTATCGTATGCGACGAGGCGGACAATGGCATTCAGTTGTGGTACTTGCCATTTGTGACGGATGCAGACAAGCCTCATTTCAGGGAATGTGCAAAGCATCCGCGCATAGAAGAAAAAGGTTATGTACTGTATTACACCAGCCAGTGTCCGTTCAATGCGAAGTATGTTCCAGTGCTGGAGCAGACTGCCAGAGAAAATGATATACCATTCCATGCGATCCATATCGAAAGCAGAGAGAAAGCACAGAATGCTCCGACTCCGATTACAAACTATGCGTTGTTTCATGACGGAGAATATATTACGAATGAGCAGATGAACGATAAAAAGTTTCTGAAACTTGTGAATGCTTGA
- a CDS encoding ISL3 family transposase, whose translation MIPCCLYGFHNTETTVHEAVSGRKVFCYHGTLDVPPEETVCPECGARMHVNQHPEITLRHLCIGGNLSSVVFPHNQFRCPECGGTHSQFISFKADGHRITEELYQYTRDLLAHGTYTLKQVSEITGLGKNVVKAIDKKRLQDAYTIDGKKLRKPEHKAKFLGIDEFKLHNGHRYATHIIDMERGHVLWIGHGKKKQVVYDFIDHVGMEWMESVEAVACDMNSDFQEAFEERCEWIQPVFDYFHIVKNFNDKVVSEVRRDEQRRLTEEGNLEAARALKRTRYILTSSRSTLQRKDQEASEGKVLSKGGGLFNKEEVIRKSGYEAKYDALLAENELLFTLDLIKEKLSEAYRQTSEVVMAEMMTETIDICFATGNRHLRWFGRLIENHFEGIIAHATYRISAGKIEGLNNKIKTLRRQGYGYPDDEYFFLKIFDISRRDYDRNPASHRKCD comes from the coding sequence ATGATTCCGTGCTGCCTGTATGGCTTCCATAATACGGAGACTACCGTTCATGAAGCGGTATCCGGCAGAAAAGTCTTCTGCTACCACGGTACGCTGGATGTCCCTCCGGAAGAAACGGTCTGTCCGGAGTGCGGCGCGAGGATGCATGTGAACCAGCATCCGGAGATCACTCTGCGGCATCTTTGCATCGGCGGGAATCTCTCCAGTGTTGTGTTTCCGCATAACCAGTTTCGGTGTCCGGAATGCGGCGGGACACATTCCCAGTTCATCTCTTTTAAAGCGGATGGGCACCGGATCACGGAAGAACTGTACCAGTACACCCGGGATCTTTTGGCTCATGGAACATATACACTCAAGCAGGTTTCCGAGATCACCGGCCTTGGGAAAAACGTTGTCAAGGCAATCGATAAAAAGCGCCTGCAGGATGCGTATACGATTGACGGCAAAAAGCTGCGTAAGCCGGAACATAAGGCAAAGTTTCTTGGTATCGATGAGTTCAAGCTGCATAACGGGCACCGCTACGCTACGCACATCATCGACATGGAGCGCGGCCACGTCCTCTGGATCGGCCACGGCAAGAAGAAGCAGGTCGTCTACGACTTCATTGACCATGTCGGGATGGAGTGGATGGAAAGCGTAGAAGCTGTCGCCTGCGACATGAATTCCGATTTCCAGGAGGCCTTCGAGGAGCGCTGCGAATGGATCCAGCCGGTATTCGACTACTTCCACATCGTCAAAAACTTCAATGATAAGGTGGTCAGCGAAGTCCGGCGCGATGAGCAGAGACGGCTCACTGAAGAAGGAAACCTCGAAGCAGCCAGGGCACTCAAGCGCACCCGCTATATCCTTACGTCCAGCCGCTCGACCCTTCAGCGGAAGGATCAGGAAGCATCTGAGGGCAAAGTGTTGTCAAAGGGCGGCGGTCTCTTCAATAAGGAAGAGGTCATCCGGAAGTCCGGATATGAGGCAAAGTATGACGCGCTCCTTGCGGAAAACGAGCTCCTGTTCACGCTGGATCTCATCAAGGAGAAACTCAGCGAGGCGTACCGGCAGACCAGTGAAGTAGTCATGGCGGAGATGATGACTGAGACCATAGATATCTGCTTCGCCACAGGGAACAGACATCTGCGGTGGTTCGGCCGCCTGATTGAAAACCACTTTGAAGGTATCATTGCCCATGCGACTTACCGGATCTCAGCCGGAAAGATCGAAGGACTGAACAACAAGATCAAAACACTCAGGCGGCAGGGCTATGGCTATCCAGATGACGAATACTTCTTCCTGAAGATCTTCGACATCAGCCGTCGGGACTATGACCGGAACCCTGCATCACACAGAAAATGTGACTGA
- a CDS encoding substrate-binding domain-containing protein, which translates to MGEYLREQAENFIELSNKIDNGLSEMTGGGQVRISIGTIETVGMSLLSEWIAGFHRIHPEVTYQVVNSHTDDIIEKLRYRVFDIGIVREPFNSLGYETLQISEEPWVAIISREHPLSGEVEPTLDLCQLADEPLIAPARTAHATQMETWFGEIGVKPNIICTYNAILNGLALARQNVGIMLSPMVPGSNLNLDLLTVKKIVNPKLTSRSILVCDSKTIHAPVIDDFIRYIRQGIKSKKNS; encoded by the coding sequence TTGGGGGAATACCTGAGAGAACAGGCTGAAAATTTCATTGAACTCTCCAATAAGATCGACAATGGACTCAGTGAGATGACGGGCGGCGGTCAGGTCCGGATCTCAATCGGAACGATTGAAACGGTCGGAATGTCCCTGCTTTCAGAATGGATTGCGGGGTTTCATCGGATTCATCCGGAAGTGACCTATCAGGTGGTCAACAGCCATACGGATGATATTATTGAGAAACTCCGATATCGGGTCTTCGATATCGGGATCGTCAGAGAGCCGTTCAACAGCCTCGGCTATGAAACCCTTCAGATATCGGAAGAACCCTGGGTCGCGATCATCAGTCGGGAGCATCCGCTGTCCGGAGAGGTGGAACCGACTCTCGATCTGTGTCAGCTGGCCGATGAACCTCTGATCGCGCCCGCAAGAACGGCACATGCCACCCAGATGGAAACCTGGTTCGGAGAGATCGGTGTAAAACCGAATATTATCTGTACTTATAATGCCATTTTGAACGGACTTGCCCTGGCAAGACAGAATGTGGGGATCATGCTGAGTCCGATGGTCCCGGGATCCAATCTCAACCTGGATTTACTGACCGTGAAGAAGATCGTCAATCCGAAACTGACCAGCAGAAGTATTCTGGTCTGCGACAGTAAGACGATTCATGCTCCGGTCATCGATGATTTTATCCGGTACATCAGACAAGGTATTAAATCAAAAAAAAATAGCTGA